Proteins co-encoded in one Astatotilapia calliptera chromosome 18, fAstCal1.2, whole genome shotgun sequence genomic window:
- the LOC113011229 gene encoding insulin-like growth factor-binding protein 1 translates to MFGLSEKLTFVAAAALVVLSVVRSSPVVGPEPIRCAPCTQQKLNDCPAIPADCKQVLREPGCGCCMACALEEGASCGVHTAHCAEGLRCTPRPGEARPLHALTRGQGICTVDLRQEEDGGVPDHGSLQHILGLNLPFDHQDFAEGQESLKAKVNAIRNKLVQQGPCHTELHEALDTIATSQQRLGEKFTTFYLPNCDKHGFYKAKQCESSLVGPPARCWCVSSWNGKRLLGSSDLVGDSECHQEVTH, encoded by the exons ATGTTTGGATTAAGCGAGAAGCTGACGTTTGTGGCAGCGGCGGCTCTGGTTGTCTTGTCCGTAGTGAGGTCATCTCCGGTGGTGGGGCCAGAGCCCATCCGCTGTGCCCCCTGTACTCAACAGAAGCTGAACGACTGCCCCGCCATCCCAGCAGACTGCAAGCAGGTGTTAAGGGAGCCAGGCTGTGGCTGCTGCATGGCCTGTGCGCTCGAGGAGGGGGCTTCCTGTGGAGTTCACACAGCCCACTGTGCTGAGGGTCTCCGCTGCACTCCCAGGCCTGGTGAAGCAAGACCACTGCACGCTCTGACCAGAGGACAAGGAATCTGCACTGTAGACCTCCGCCAAG AGGAAGATGGAGGAGTCCCTGACCATGGCTCGTTGCAGCACATTCTGGGACTTAACCTTCCCTTTGATCACCAAGATTTTGCTGAAGGCCAGGAGAGTCTCAAGGCTAAGGTCAATGCCATACGCAACAAACTGGTGCAACAG GGTCCATGTCACACTGAACTGCACGAAGCACTGGACACGATAGCCACCTCTCAGCAGAGGTTAGGAGAGAAGTTCACAACTTTCTACCTTCCCAACTGTGATAAGCATGGCTTCTACAAGGCCAAGCAG tGCGAGTCATCTCTCGTTGGACCACCCGCTCGCTGCTGGTGCGTCTCGTCTTGGAATGGGAAGAGGCTCCTAGGATCGAGCGACTTGGTCGGTGACTCAGAGTGCCATCAAGAAGTTACTCACTGA
- the LOC113010495 gene encoding insulin-like growth factor-binding protein 3 isoform X2: protein MDSCFRALCMTFVLATFTWRSGAFGPVIRCEPCDLAARLLCKPLPKDCSEKVREPGCGCCMTCALSFGQPCGVYTGRCGSGLICQHQPGETKPLQALLEGRGICANATNKRQTTRPTVPVNELPDILRREQQRRTQVFKTGELLGPLVTDQQNSLETKREPEYGPCRREIESILSNLKISNILNPRGFRIPNCDKKGFYKKKQCRPSKGRKRGYCWCVDKYGQPLPGLDRRERGDTQYYNSDSQ from the exons ATGGATTCCTGTTTTCGCGCACTTTGCATGACTTTTGTCCTGGCAACGTTCACCTGGAGGTCAGGTGCGTTCGGACCTGTTATCAGATGCGAACCATGTGATCTTGCTGCACGGCTTCTGTGCAAACCTTTACCCAAGGACTGCTCGGAGAAGGTCCGCGAACCGGGCTGCGGCTGCTGCATGACTTGCGCGCTGAGTTTCGGCCAGCCGTGCGGCGTGTACACCGGGAGATGTGGCTCCGGCCTGATTTGTCAACATCAACCCGGTGAAACGAAACCTCTGCAGGCTCTGCTGGAGGGACGGGGTATTTGTGCAAACGCTACTAACAAGCGACAAACTACCAGACCAACAGTGCCAGTCAATGAGCTACCAG ACATCCTGAGACGGGAACAACAGAGAAGAACCCAGGTCTTTAAAACGGGGGAGCTACTGGGACCACTCGTCACAGATCAACAAAACTCTCTAGAGACCAAGCGGGAGCCTGAGTAT GGTCCCTGCCGAAGAGAGATTGAGAGCATTCTCAGCAACCTCAAGATCTCCAACATTCTCAACCCCCGAGGTTTCCGCATACCAAACTGTGATAAGAAGGGCTTCTATAAGAAAAAGCAG TGCCGTCCTTCCAAAGGCAGAAAGCGAGGCTACTGTTGGTGTGTGGACAAATATGGGCAGCCTCTGCCAGGTCTTGATAGGAGGGAGCGAGGAGATACCCAGTACTACAACTCTGACAGCCAATAG
- the LOC113010495 gene encoding insulin-like growth factor-binding protein 3 isoform X1 yields the protein MDSCFRALCMTFVLATFTWRSGAFGPVIRCEPCDLAARLLCKPLPKDCSEKVREPGCGCCMTCALSFGQPCGVYTGRCGSGLICQHQPGETKPLQALLEGRGICANATNKRQTTRPTVPVNELPAENADTQDEERNSTDSGVQTTTYSTHRPIGPFKPPLHPFIPPDILRREQQRRTQVFKTGELLGPLVTDQQNSLETKREPEYGPCRREIESILSNLKISNILNPRGFRIPNCDKKGFYKKKQCRPSKGRKRGYCWCVDKYGQPLPGLDRRERGDTQYYNSDSQ from the exons ATGGATTCCTGTTTTCGCGCACTTTGCATGACTTTTGTCCTGGCAACGTTCACCTGGAGGTCAGGTGCGTTCGGACCTGTTATCAGATGCGAACCATGTGATCTTGCTGCACGGCTTCTGTGCAAACCTTTACCCAAGGACTGCTCGGAGAAGGTCCGCGAACCGGGCTGCGGCTGCTGCATGACTTGCGCGCTGAGTTTCGGCCAGCCGTGCGGCGTGTACACCGGGAGATGTGGCTCCGGCCTGATTTGTCAACATCAACCCGGTGAAACGAAACCTCTGCAGGCTCTGCTGGAGGGACGGGGTATTTGTGCAAACGCTACTAACAAGCGACAAACTACCAGACCAACAGTGCCAGTCAATGAGCTACCAG CAGAGAATGCTGATACTCAGGATGAAGAGCGCAATTCCACTGATTCGGGTGTTCAGACCACTACATACAGCACCCACAGACCTATTGGACCATTTAAGCCTCCACTTCACCCTTTCATCCCCCCAGACATCCTGAGACGGGAACAACAGAGAAGAACCCAGGTCTTTAAAACGGGGGAGCTACTGGGACCACTCGTCACAGATCAACAAAACTCTCTAGAGACCAAGCGGGAGCCTGAGTAT GGTCCCTGCCGAAGAGAGATTGAGAGCATTCTCAGCAACCTCAAGATCTCCAACATTCTCAACCCCCGAGGTTTCCGCATACCAAACTGTGATAAGAAGGGCTTCTATAAGAAAAAGCAG TGCCGTCCTTCCAAAGGCAGAAAGCGAGGCTACTGTTGGTGTGTGGACAAATATGGGCAGCCTCTGCCAGGTCTTGATAGGAGGGAGCGAGGAGATACCCAGTACTACAACTCTGACAGCCAATAG
- the LOC113010056 gene encoding tensin-3, with protein MEEGYELDLTYITERIIAVSFPRGCSEEIYSHNLKDVTRMLKSKHADNYLIINLSEKRQDLSRMNPKTLDTGWPDLHAPPLDKICTICKAMESWLNADPLHVAVIHCRGGKGRIGVVISSFVHFTDVSASADQALDRFAMRKYYDDKVSALMTPSQKRYVWILNSLLSGSMKINASPLFMHCVILHGIPDFNSARVCCPYIKVYQGMQAVYSSGFYHIGPGHRDRVCIMLEPAQLLKGDIMIKCYHKSEVTSEREVIFRVQFHTGAVQGYNLMFEKEDMETANKDPRFPDYGKVELVFSEGPEKIPGADKWKNGGDVIVDYNTADPLTRWDSYQNICDGEAPRSQGLTQDRTANKRSPTRGNVALAQGPRTTSATSSPDHSDHALSVSSDSGLSSTSLWADKPTPVASATTTTTTTSVKANQGPSQQEKVQLKRLLSGFGLEDPSLEEMTDEGARVGVQQVVPAQVHINGDPQPRERETDILDDEVITGHDLHSVDSLGTLSSSCHKSSQNSLLSDGFGSPGGEEQQSQSQHHIHHIAPHPIEDYERSYAEARRGCLSYRSNSIASSNPSNAPVPQQHVYRQGSYSTQSWVRQQQMVAAQHFTYMPEDGNDADRFHRNKQGGSLPKAGLPTEPQGLTRDSAADLIRNAAPHKEQTSINNNNNNKRDEEFKSLTKDIDNSIDQLNQLIMDLDPTFVPSHGSSIKRKGGTPVNGSVGKCSNGINLRFSDNNSADLKSTQQTAVQSSDGRVGITQTLSCQGRDVIDHSGFCNSRWAEAEEYRGQQRCPPCVPQSQHSILCRSDSADYRSNGPDVDNSDIPPPTPAFPISPPTPYVKIFSEVTHNRNTPSPSMQSFGGYRTDHEPREYSEINHFGVESLPDPSINCHRTQSSSYSASIVGSLQQTDSSNKNQHWPEHPVLSHHSSLSSYPSARQPLPHSVSLDYGHHSPPLNHPHIHPAPNAHSSPRSNQRSHMANYTLNHSPAQSFEEQDDSCLGYAADCPNLDRDLLPSMDGQNQLAQMQPPLLPEKKRTSDGEHSLRTASPALSGFSSPHSGSSLSIPFPNILPDLSAQTPGTASPLPDVLANKQVTVKFVQDTSKFWYKPDISRDQAISVLKDKEPGCFIVRDSHSFRGAYGLAMKVATPPPSVLQQNKKGGDLANELVRHFLIECTQKGVRLKGCPNEPYFGSLTALVYQHSITPLALPCKLIIPDKDPLEDVSENTSQSVTNSAAELLKQGAACNVWFLGSVEMESLTGVQAVQKATTMVLNSNATPTSTVVHFKVSSQGITLTDNQRKLFFRRHYNVNTVIYCALDPQDRKWKKDGCPSARIFGFVARKTGTSTGNVCHLFAEHDPEQPASAIVNFVSKVMIGSHKSK; from the exons ATGGAGGAGGGATATGAACTCGACCTTACGTATATCACAGAGCGTATCATAGCTGTGTCCTTCCCCCGGGGGTGCTCCGAGGAGATCTACTCACACAACCTGAAGGATGTCACGCGTATGCTCAAGTCAAAGCATGCAGACAATTACCTG ATCATAAACCTGTCAGAGAAAAGACAAGATCTCTCTAGAATGAACCCAAAG ACCCTGGATACAGGTTGGCCTGACCTGCATGCTCCACCTTTGGATAAGATCTGCACCATTTGTAAGGCCATGGAGAGCTGGCTCAATGCTGATCCGCTACATGTGGCTGTTATACACTGCAGG ggtGGCAAGGGTCGAATTGGCGTTGTCATCTCATCGTTTGTGCATTTCACTGACGTGTCAGCCAG TGCTGACCAGGCGTTGGACCGCTTCGCCATGAGGAAATACTACGATGATAAGGTCTCAGCTCTGATGACACCTTCACAGAAGCG GTACGTTTGGATCCTCAACAGCCTGCTAAGCGGATCCATGAAGATCAATGCCTCCCCCTTGTTCATGCACTGCGTCATCCTTCACGGGATTCCAGATTTCAACTCCGCAAGAG tgtGCTGTCCTTACATCAAGGTCTACCAGGGAATGCAAGCAGTGTATTCATCTGGATTCTA tcACATTGGTCCAGGCCACAGAGACCGTGTATGCATCATGCTGGAGCCTGCGCAGCTCCTAAAAGGGGACATCATG ATTAAATGCTATCATAAAAGTGAGGTGACTTCAGAGCGTGAGGTTATTTTCCGGGTGCAGTTTCACACGGGAGCAGTACAGGGTTACAACCTGATGTTTGAAAAAGAGGACATGGAGACTGCCAACAAAG ACCCCAGATTTCCAGATTATGGTAAAGTGGAGCTGGTTTTCTCCGAGGGACCAGAGAAGATCCCAG GTGCTGACAAGTGGAAAAATGGAGGAGATGTTATTGTGGACTACAACACAGCAGATCCTCTAACTCGCTGGGACTCGTACCAGAACATCTGTGATGGCGAAG CACCACGATCTCAAGGCCTAACACAGGACAGGACGGCAAACAAGAGGAGCCCCACCAGAGGAAACGTCGCGCTGGCCCAAGGGCCGCGCACAACCTCCGCAACCTCTAGCCCTGACCACAGTGACCACGCTCTCTCTGTCAGTAGTGACTCAGGCTTATCTAGCACTTCCCTGTGGGCGGACAAACCCACGCCTGTCGCCAgtgctaccaccaccaccaccaccacctccgtCAAAGCTAACCAGGGACCAAGTCAGCAGGAAAAGGTCCAGCTAAAGCGCCTCCTGAGTGGTTTTGGCCTTGAGGATCCGTCACTGGAGGAGATGACTGACGAAGGCGCTAGAGTGGGCGTCCAGCAGGTAGTCCCAGCGCAGGTGCACATCAATGGAGACCCACAACCCCGAGAGAGGGAAACAGACATTCTTGATGATGAAGTCATTACAGGTCACGATCTGCACAGTGTGGACAGCTTGGGAACCTTGTCGTCATCGTGCCACAAGAGCAGCCAGAACTCCCTGCTGTCAGATGGCTTTGGGAGTCCTGGAGGAGAGGAGCAGCAAAGCCAAAGCCAGCACCACATCCACCATATCGCACCTCATCCTATCGAGGACTATGAGAGATCCTATGCTGAGGCTAGAAGGGGCTGTCTGAGCTACAGGAGCAACTCTATAGCCTCCTCTAATCCCAGCAATGCCCCTGTACCCCAGCAGCATGTCTACAGACAGGGAAGCTATTCCACACAGTCCTGGGTTCGGCAGCAGCAAATGGTTGCCGCGCAACACTTTACCTATATGCCAGAGGATGGAAACGATGCAGATCGATTCCACCGGAACAAGCAGGGTGGTAGTCTACCTAAAGCAGGCCTGCCCACTGAACCACAGGGCCTTACCAGGGACTCCGCAGCAGATCTTATTAGAAACGCAGCACCCCACAAAGAACAAACGTcgataaacaacaacaataacaacaaacgGGATGAAGAGTTCAAATCTCTCACGAAGGACATCGACAACTCCATCGACCAGCTCAATCAGCTGATCATGGACCTGGATCCCACGTTTGTGCCGAGCCACGGCAGCTCCATTAAGAGAAAAGGTGGAACACCGGTTAACGGCTCGGTCGGCAAATGTTCAAACGGCATCAACCTCAGATTCAGCGATAATAACTCAGCAGACCTGAAAAGCACACAGCAGACAG CTGTCCAATCCAGTGACGGACGAGTGGGCATAACACAGACTCTGAGTTGCCAAGGAAGGGACGTCATAGATCATTCAGGCTTCTGTAACTCAAGATGGGCTGAAGCAGAGGAGTACAGAGGCCAGCAGAGATGTCCCCCCTGTGTGCCACAGTCCCAG CATTCCATATTGTGTCGAAGTGACAGTGCGGATTACAGATCCAACGGCCCAGATGTAGATAATAGTGACATACCTCCACCCACTCCTGCATTCCCCATCTCTCCACCAACACCTTATG TGAAAATCTTCTCAGAAGTGACTCACAACAGGAATACTCCATCTCCCAGCATGCAATCTTTTGGAGGCTACAGAACCGACCACG AACCCAGGGAATATTCAGAGATCAACCATTTCGGAGTGGAGAGTTTGCCAGACCCCTCCATTAACTGCCACAGGACACAAAGTTCCTCATACtctgcctctattgttgggagCCTTCAGCAGACAGACAG TTCAAACAAGAACCAGCACTGGCCAGAGCATCCTGTCCTGAGCCACCACTCCTCTTTGAGTAGCTACCCCTCTGCAAGACAACCTCTGCCACACTCCGTGTCACTGGACTATGGCCACCACTCTCCTCCCCTTAACCACCCCCACATCCACCCTGCCCCGAATGCTCACAGCTCTCCTCGAAGCAACCAGCGAAGCCATATGGCTAACTATACTCTCAACCATAGTCCTGCTCAAAGCTTTGAGGAACAGGATGACTCGTGTCTCGGCTATGCCGCAGACTGTCCAAACCTGGACAGGGATCTTTTACCCTCAATGGATGGGCAGAATCAGTTAGCACAAATGCAGCCTCCACTTCTGCCTGAAAAGAAGAGGACGTCAGATGGGGAGCATTCGCTGAGAACAGCCTCTCCAGCCCTCAGTGGATTCTCAAGTCCCCACAGTGGTAGCTCCCTGAGTATTCCTTTCCCTAACATCTTGCCTGACTTGTCAGCTCAGACGCCAGGCACAGCCTCACCTCTGCCAG ATGTGCTAGCCAACAAGCAGGTTACTGTAAAATTTGTGCAGGATACATCAAAATTCTGGTACAAGCCAGACATCTCGAGGGATCAAG cTATTTCAGTCTTGAAAGACAAGGAGCCAGGCTGCTTTATTGTGCGGGACAGCCACTCCTTCAGGGGGGCCTACGGTCTGGCTATGAAGGTGGCTACACCCCCTCCCTCAGTTCTTCAGCAGAACAAAAAAG GAGGAGATTTGGCCAATGAATTAGTGCGCCACTTTCTGATTGAGTGCACACAGAAAGGAGTGCGGCTGAAGGGTTGCCCCAATGAGCCATATTTTG GAAGCTTAACCGCATTGGTCTACCAACATTCAATCACTCCTCTGGCCCTGCCCTGTAAACTTATCATACCTGACAAAG ATCCTCTTGAAGATGTCAGTGAGAACACCTCGCAATCAGTAACAAACTCTGCCGCTGAGCTGCTAAAACAGGGAGCAG cctgtAATGTTTGGTTCCTGGGCTCTGTGGAAATGGAGTCACTAACGGGTGTCCAGGCAGTGCAGAAGGCCACCACTATGGTCCTGAACTCTAACGCTACACCAACCTCCACTGTGGTCCACTTCAAAGTTTCTTCTCAGGGAATCACCCTCACTGACAACCAGAGAAA GCTCTTTTTCAGGAGGCATTACAATGTCAATACAGTAATATACTGTGCTCTGGACCCTCAAGATAGAAA gtGGAAAAAAGATGGCTGCCCATCAGCAAG AATCTTCGGCTTTGTGGCGAGGAAAACTGGCACTTCGACGGGCAACGTATGCCACCTGTTTGCTGAGCATGACCCCGAGCAGCCAGCAAGCGCTATTGTCAACTTTGTGTCAAAGGTGATGATTGGTTCACATAAGAGTAAGTAG